One genomic region from Vibrio cyclitrophicus encodes:
- a CDS encoding PfaB family protein, protein MTVPTNKAMPLRIALLAQPANAAELSADLFPSFPDMITVVVDGNFNQALSRAIETVNQGTAVRLCLDSHSPSLLMLSALNAAQNKIHPHANLAGFAETLDLKNGDSVQLALEMSRRPASDLSHQQQYSVLSASQQFNELLNMVNAISSRSLPSYSLPSNYWFTEPNKARVAALTFSEENQKSTSLILTQATGLQEPKPLLSSERLMFVVSGNEQAELVSQLTSLREELKCINESADRELAIATLMHSNLSHFQSVQHNAGLSANIVIQAASIDAALQEITALENALPKVMADNSQYKTPAGSCFSPMPQSKGGVAFVYPGVGTVYPGMLREFHHHFPQLFARLEREGNLKEMLQADKTYAEDSQEMSLSELAIAGVGSSYLLTQLLCDEFKVQPDFALGYSKGEASMWASLNVWKNPHALIEMTQTSPIFTTAISGELTAVRQDWQLNDDESIQWNSFVVRSDAQAIEALLPEFPRAYLAIIQGDTCVLAGCESSCRALLKKLGKRGIAANRVTAMHTTPALSQHSQVQEFYTQPLFDELPKHIRFISAAGLPTGAPINIDSDSIALSIADTFCSTLDFTALIQSARQQGARLFVEVGADRQTSTLIDKINRSDNVADQYCTIASNAKGGDDIVTLIKCIGQLITHQIPLSVEPIIQGLEQQVTAAKQLSGVSQGSAVNHQGELV, encoded by the coding sequence GTGACTGTTCCTACTAATAAAGCGATGCCATTGCGCATCGCTCTTTTAGCTCAGCCAGCAAACGCGGCTGAGCTTTCTGCCGACTTATTCCCCTCGTTCCCAGACATGATAACTGTTGTGGTTGATGGCAATTTTAATCAAGCACTTAGCCGTGCGATTGAGACTGTAAATCAAGGTACTGCTGTTAGACTTTGTTTGGATTCTCACTCACCATCATTGTTGATGTTAAGTGCGTTGAATGCTGCTCAGAATAAGATTCACCCACACGCAAATTTAGCGGGCTTTGCCGAAACTCTCGATCTAAAGAATGGAGATAGCGTTCAGCTTGCTCTAGAGATGTCACGCCGCCCCGCTTCAGATTTAAGCCATCAACAGCAATACTCCGTCCTATCTGCTTCGCAGCAGTTTAATGAGTTGTTGAATATGGTTAATGCGATATCGAGCCGTTCATTGCCGAGCTATTCATTACCGAGCAATTACTGGTTCACTGAGCCGAACAAAGCACGTGTTGCTGCGTTAACTTTCAGCGAAGAAAACCAGAAATCCACCAGCCTGATATTGACTCAAGCGACCGGTTTGCAAGAACCAAAACCATTGCTATCTAGCGAGCGTTTGATGTTTGTGGTTTCAGGCAACGAACAAGCTGAATTGGTTTCTCAGTTAACCTCGTTAAGAGAAGAGCTTAAGTGCATTAACGAATCGGCAGACCGTGAACTTGCTATCGCCACCTTGATGCATTCAAACCTAAGCCACTTTCAAAGCGTTCAGCACAATGCTGGCCTTAGCGCGAACATCGTGATTCAAGCGGCTTCAATTGATGCTGCATTGCAAGAAATCACAGCGCTAGAAAATGCGCTGCCAAAAGTAATGGCTGACAATAGCCAATACAAAACTCCGGCAGGCAGTTGTTTCTCACCGATGCCTCAAAGCAAAGGTGGCGTTGCATTTGTTTACCCAGGTGTTGGCACGGTTTATCCCGGCATGTTGCGTGAATTTCACCACCATTTCCCACAGTTATTTGCTCGTTTAGAGCGCGAAGGTAACTTGAAAGAGATGCTGCAGGCTGACAAAACCTACGCTGAAGACTCGCAAGAAATGTCGCTCAGTGAATTGGCAATTGCAGGTGTGGGCAGTAGTTATCTTTTAACACAACTGCTATGTGATGAATTCAAAGTACAGCCAGATTTCGCTTTGGGTTACTCCAAGGGTGAAGCCTCCATGTGGGCCAGCTTAAATGTTTGGAAAAACCCACATGCGCTGATTGAGATGACTCAAACTAGCCCTATTTTCACCACGGCTATTTCTGGTGAACTCACAGCCGTGCGTCAAGATTGGCAGCTGAACGACGACGAAAGCATCCAATGGAACAGCTTTGTGGTTCGCAGTGATGCGCAAGCGATTGAGGCTCTGTTACCAGAGTTTCCGCGTGCTTATCTCGCTATCATCCAAGGTGATACTTGCGTGCTAGCAGGTTGTGAAAGCTCATGTCGTGCATTGCTCAAGAAACTGGGTAAACGTGGCATTGCCGCTAACCGTGTTACTGCAATGCACACCACGCCAGCGTTGAGCCAGCATAGCCAAGTGCAAGAGTTTTACACGCAACCACTGTTCGACGAGTTGCCAAAGCATATCCGCTTTATCAGCGCAGCAGGTCTACCGACTGGCGCACCAATCAATATCGACAGCGACAGCATCGCCCTTTCGATTGCCGACACTTTCTGTTCAACGCTGGATTTCACCGCGTTGATCCAGAGTGCACGTCAACAAGGTGCTCGCCTGTTTGTAGAAGTCGGTGCCGATCGTCAAACTAGCACATTGATCGACAAGATCAATCGTAGCGACAACGTAGCCGACCAATACTGCACAATCGCTTCCAATGCCAAAGGTGGTGACGATATTGTCACGCTCATCAAGTGCATTGGTCAGCTCATTACTCATCAAATTCCATTGTCTGTCGAGCCAATTATTCAAGGGCTAGAACAACAGGTCACCGCCGCTAAGCAATTAAGTGGTGTATCTCAAGGCAGCGCAGTGAATCATCAAGGAGAGCTAGTATGA
- a CDS encoding hotdog fold thioesterase, which yields MSSQSKPSQDQAQAQAKNKQQVKCNKIAIVGIANQYPEADTPKDFWQNLLNKKDSRTTLSAEKLGAKPESYQGVQGESDRFYCDKGGYIENFNFDSNGYRLTAESFNGVDQSFLWALDTSRKALVDAGIDLNSDVLERTGVIMGALSFPTTRSNDLFLPMYHSVVEKALKDKLANDQFSLLPTNETAQDLNPINGAAAHNASKLVADALGLGNVQLSLDAACASSVYSLKLACDYLNTGKADMMLAGAVSGADPFFINMGFSIFHAYPDHGVSVPFDSNSKGLFAGEGAGVLVLKRLADAERDGDNIYAVVSGIGLSNDGRGQFVLSPNSKGQVQAFERAYEASNLTPDSIEVIECHATGTPLGDKVELTSMERFFADKLNGSNPPLIGSAKSNLGHLLTAAGMPGIMKMIFAMKEGVLPPSINLDKPLSSPEGLFGSQTLPTQVQPWPSKAGNPERCAGVSVFGFGGCNAHLLLEAYSDTSHVNQTLESASPSLQPSNLSITGLASHFGSLQSIKTLSTAIETNNDAFIALPKKRWKGLDQHLELLNQFGLHGIPNGAYIDQFDLDFLRFKVPPNEDDRLISQQLLLMKVADEAIKDAKLVAGQKVAVLVAMETELEMHQFRGRVNLHSQLADSFTNMGIELTQDEYQSLETIAMDSVMDAAKLNQYTSFIGNIMASRISSLWDFNGPAFTISAAEQSVARCIDVAQNLMSQESMDAVVIAAVDLSGSAEHVILKNSVSPVSLAPKFGQPQDGSWNVGEGAGAIVLVEESRVARNQDTAYGSINALAFGSSENNNAVADELLTQVGMSSNDVSLLELNHAPESSLHQSSSYQSSSLSLASTRTTQASLRVGHCSAASGMASLLHGLLNLNLESLNPNVSSKNAIVANISEGQCSQLLISQSSVESQSLSVRLSSELASDAKRQLVKQVTLGGRDIYQHIAQTPVTNLAAIKQKASGKQAARVASVPTTASIQAALVQKELEKKALAQNAVEPAIETPTSVSPTLAPTRHSQLTGNHSNMTHVLSAKNGVSNINANTDAASQPSVTPHNQAFAQNQQAAQQVHKAFLHTRAQGMQMADALLKAQLNAVTSGLENNAISQQTNGQQTSVQPVQAQPAQPAQVQSTPVKPIRKPCIWDYDDLVEYAEGDIANVFGPDYAIIDSYSRRVRLPTTDYLLVSRVTKLNATVNEYKPSTMTTEYDIPVDAPYLVDGQIPWAVAVESGQCDLMLISYLGIDFENKGERVYRLLDCTLTFLGDLPRGGDTLRYDISINNFARNGDTLLFFFSYECFVGDKMILKMDNGCAGFFTDEELADGKGVIHTEDEIKARKLATKQRFDPMLHCPKTQFNHQELRHLLTANIAECFGPTHQSNSHQPSLCFSSEKFMMIEKVSRVEPQGGTWGLGLIEGHKQLEPEHWYFPCHFKDDSVMAGSLMAEGCGQLLQFFMMHLGMHTLVQNGRFQPLENAPQQVRCRGQVLPQSAELTYRMEVTEIGLSPRPYAKANIDILLNGKVIVDFQNLGVMIKEDDECTRYQPSLETAVATPVIENLGHTPAVNQQASANAPLMAQIEDLETAPNKGVVPLQHVEAPVTPDYPNRTPDTVPFTPYHMFEFATGDIEKCFGPDFSIYRGMIPPRTPCGDLQLTTRVVEIDGKRGDFKKPSSCIAEYEVPENAWYFDENSHHTLMPYSVLMEISLQPNGFISGYMGTTLGFPGEELFFRNLDGSGKMLRNVDLRGKTITNDSRLLSTVMMGTNIVQSFSFELSTDGVPFYQGTAVFGYFKGAALKDQLGLDNGKVTHPWHVDNNRTPDVNINLLDKTTRYFNAPVSATGQVQEHYKLAGGRLNFIDTVQITSDGGKDGLGYLYAERTIDPSDWFFQFHFHQDPVMPGSLGVEAIIELMQTYALNKDLGAGFRNPKFGQIQSEVKWKYRGQINPLNKQMSLDVHITAIKDEDGKRIIVGDANLSKDGLRIYEVKDIAICIEEA from the coding sequence ATGAGTTCTCAATCGAAGCCATCTCAAGATCAAGCTCAGGCTCAAGCTAAGAATAAGCAGCAAGTGAAGTGCAATAAGATCGCGATTGTTGGTATTGCTAACCAATACCCAGAAGCGGATACACCAAAAGACTTTTGGCAAAACTTGCTGAATAAAAAAGATTCTCGGACCACATTAAGCGCTGAAAAGCTAGGTGCTAAGCCTGAAAGCTATCAGGGTGTGCAAGGTGAATCAGACCGCTTTTACTGTGACAAAGGCGGCTACATCGAAAACTTCAATTTCGATAGCAATGGCTACCGCTTAACAGCAGAATCGTTCAACGGTGTTGACCAGAGTTTCCTATGGGCTTTGGATACCAGCCGTAAGGCGTTAGTCGACGCAGGCATTGATCTGAATTCCGATGTTTTAGAGCGTACCGGCGTGATCATGGGTGCCCTTTCGTTCCCAACTACACGCTCAAACGACCTGTTTCTGCCGATGTATCACTCGGTGGTCGAAAAAGCACTGAAAGATAAATTAGCTAATGACCAGTTTTCACTGCTACCAACCAATGAAACCGCGCAAGACCTCAACCCTATCAATGGTGCTGCAGCACATAATGCCTCTAAGTTAGTGGCTGATGCATTGGGTCTAGGCAACGTGCAACTTAGCCTAGACGCGGCATGTGCAAGCTCAGTGTATTCATTGAAGTTAGCCTGTGATTACTTGAATACGGGCAAGGCCGACATGATGTTGGCAGGCGCGGTATCCGGTGCTGACCCATTCTTTATCAACATGGGTTTTTCCATTTTCCACGCTTACCCTGACCACGGTGTGTCGGTTCCGTTTGATAGCAACAGTAAAGGTCTATTTGCTGGCGAAGGTGCCGGTGTTTTAGTCCTAAAACGCTTAGCTGATGCAGAGCGTGATGGCGACAACATTTACGCAGTCGTCAGCGGTATTGGCTTGTCGAACGATGGTCGTGGTCAGTTCGTATTAAGCCCAAATAGCAAAGGGCAAGTCCAAGCCTTTGAACGCGCTTACGAAGCATCAAACCTAACACCAGACAGCATTGAGGTGATTGAGTGTCACGCAACCGGCACACCATTAGGTGACAAGGTTGAGTTAACTTCAATGGAGCGTTTCTTTGCTGACAAATTGAATGGTTCTAATCCGCCATTGATTGGCTCTGCGAAGTCCAACCTCGGTCACTTGCTGACTGCAGCCGGCATGCCGGGGATCATGAAGATGATCTTTGCGATGAAAGAAGGAGTGCTTCCTCCAAGTATTAATTTGGACAAGCCACTATCGTCGCCAGAAGGTTTATTTGGTTCACAGACCCTGCCAACGCAGGTTCAACCTTGGCCAAGTAAAGCGGGCAACCCAGAGCGCTGTGCGGGTGTTTCTGTATTTGGTTTCGGTGGTTGTAATGCTCACTTACTGCTTGAAGCGTATTCAGACACCAGTCATGTAAACCAGACTCTAGAGTCAGCATCTCCAAGCCTACAGCCGTCTAATTTAAGCATTACTGGTCTCGCGTCTCACTTCGGTTCTCTGCAAAGTATCAAGACGCTAAGCACTGCGATTGAGACCAACAACGATGCTTTCATTGCTTTGCCTAAGAAACGCTGGAAAGGCTTAGACCAACATCTAGAACTACTGAATCAGTTTGGTTTACATGGTATTCCAAACGGAGCGTACATCGATCAATTCGATCTCGATTTCCTACGCTTCAAAGTGCCGCCGAATGAAGATGACCGTTTGATCTCTCAGCAGTTGCTACTGATGAAAGTTGCAGACGAAGCCATCAAAGACGCCAAGCTCGTGGCAGGCCAAAAGGTTGCAGTACTGGTAGCGATGGAAACAGAGCTTGAAATGCACCAATTCCGTGGACGCGTAAACCTGCATAGCCAATTGGCTGACAGCTTTACCAACATGGGGATTGAGCTAACACAAGATGAATACCAATCGCTAGAAACCATCGCGATGGACAGTGTGATGGACGCAGCCAAGCTGAACCAATACACCAGTTTCATTGGTAACATCATGGCTTCGCGTATCTCTTCACTGTGGGACTTTAACGGCCCTGCCTTTACGATTTCAGCCGCTGAACAGTCGGTTGCTCGTTGTATCGATGTCGCGCAAAACCTAATGTCGCAAGAATCAATGGACGCAGTCGTGATTGCAGCCGTTGACCTTAGTGGCAGTGCAGAACATGTGATTCTGAAGAACAGCGTCAGCCCAGTGTCACTTGCTCCAAAATTCGGACAACCGCAAGACGGTAGTTGGAATGTGGGCGAAGGCGCAGGTGCAATTGTTCTTGTTGAAGAAAGCCGAGTAGCGCGCAACCAAGACACTGCTTACGGCAGCATCAACGCATTGGCCTTTGGTTCAAGCGAGAATAACAACGCCGTGGCTGATGAGTTATTGACTCAAGTCGGTATGAGCTCGAACGATGTTTCTCTGCTTGAGCTTAACCATGCACCTGAATCTTCATTACATCAGTCTTCGTCATATCAGTCTTCGTCTCTAAGTTTAGCGAGCACAAGGACGACTCAAGCGAGTCTACGTGTTGGGCACTGCTCCGCAGCTTCTGGCATGGCAAGCCTGCTACACGGTCTGCTCAACCTGAACCTTGAGTCTCTGAATCCAAATGTCAGCTCTAAGAACGCGATTGTTGCCAACATCAGCGAAGGACAATGTTCACAGCTGCTAATAAGCCAGTCGAGTGTTGAATCTCAATCACTATCGGTTCGTTTAAGCAGTGAACTGGCGAGTGATGCTAAACGTCAATTGGTTAAGCAAGTGACTCTCGGTGGTCGCGATATCTATCAACATATTGCCCAGACTCCAGTGACTAACTTGGCTGCAATTAAGCAGAAAGCTTCTGGTAAACAAGCAGCAAGAGTGGCGTCGGTTCCAACGACAGCAAGCATTCAAGCAGCTCTTGTGCAAAAAGAGTTAGAGAAGAAAGCATTAGCGCAGAACGCGGTAGAGCCAGCAATCGAAACTCCTACATCAGTATCCCCTACTCTGGCGCCAACTCGCCACAGTCAGCTAACAGGTAACCACAGCAATATGACTCATGTCCTATCCGCTAAAAATGGCGTATCAAACATCAACGCTAATACGGATGCAGCATCACAGCCGTCTGTAACACCACACAACCAAGCTTTTGCTCAAAACCAGCAAGCAGCGCAGCAAGTGCACAAAGCATTCTTGCACACTCGTGCCCAAGGCATGCAGATGGCTGATGCACTATTAAAAGCACAGCTAAACGCCGTTACGTCTGGTTTAGAGAACAATGCTATTTCTCAACAAACGAATGGTCAACAAACATCAGTTCAGCCTGTTCAAGCTCAACCAGCTCAACCAGCTCAGGTTCAGTCAACACCAGTAAAACCTATCCGTAAGCCATGTATCTGGGATTATGATGATCTGGTTGAATACGCTGAAGGCGACATCGCCAACGTATTTGGCCCTGATTACGCGATCATCGATAGCTACTCGCGCCGCGTTCGCTTGCCAACTACCGACTACCTATTGGTATCTCGTGTAACCAAGCTCAACGCGACCGTCAACGAGTACAAGCCAAGCACAATGACTACCGAATACGACATTCCTGTTGATGCGCCGTATCTTGTTGATGGCCAGATCCCTTGGGCTGTTGCGGTAGAATCTGGTCAGTGTGACCTAATGCTGATCAGCTACTTAGGCATTGATTTTGAAAACAAAGGCGAGCGTGTTTATCGCCTGCTTGATTGTACGCTGACCTTCCTTGGCGACTTGCCTCGTGGTGGCGATACGCTGCGTTACGATATCTCAATCAACAACTTTGCTCGCAATGGCGATACGTTGCTGTTCTTCTTCTCGTACGAGTGTTTCGTTGGCGACAAGATGATCCTGAAAATGGACAACGGTTGTGCGGGCTTCTTCACTGATGAAGAGCTAGCAGACGGCAAGGGTGTGATTCACACTGAAGACGAAATCAAGGCGCGTAAGCTGGCAACTAAGCAACGCTTCGACCCTATGCTGCACTGCCCTAAAACTCAGTTTAACCACCAAGAGCTGCGCCACCTACTGACTGCAAACATCGCAGAGTGTTTTGGCCCAACTCACCAATCCAATAGCCACCAGCCTTCTTTGTGCTTCAGCTCAGAGAAGTTCATGATGATCGAAAAGGTTAGCCGTGTTGAACCACAAGGTGGCACATGGGGACTTGGTCTGATTGAAGGTCACAAACAGCTAGAGCCTGAGCACTGGTACTTCCCTTGTCACTTCAAAGATGACTCAGTAATGGCTGGATCTTTGATGGCAGAAGGTTGTGGTCAACTACTGCAATTCTTCATGATGCACCTTGGCATGCACACGCTTGTTCAAAATGGCCGTTTCCAACCTCTTGAAAATGCCCCTCAACAAGTACGTTGCCGTGGTCAAGTTCTACCACAATCGGCAGAACTGACTTACCGCATGGAAGTGACTGAGATTGGTCTAAGCCCTCGCCCATACGCGAAAGCTAACATCGATATTTTGCTCAACGGCAAAGTGATTGTTGATTTCCAAAACTTGGGTGTGATGATCAAAGAAGACGACGAATGTACCCGTTACCAGCCTTCTTTAGAAACAGCTGTCGCGACCCCTGTTATCGAAAACTTGGGCCATACGCCAGCAGTGAACCAACAAGCTTCAGCAAATGCGCCATTGATGGCTCAAATTGAAGACCTAGAAACGGCGCCAAACAAAGGCGTGGTTCCTCTTCAACACGTTGAAGCTCCGGTAACGCCTGATTACCCAAACCGCACACCTGATACGGTTCCATTCACGCCTTATCACATGTTCGAATTCGCGACTGGTGATATTGAGAAATGTTTCGGTCCTGATTTCTCTATCTACCGCGGAATGATTCCACCACGTACTCCGTGTGGCGACCTACAGCTAACCACTCGTGTTGTTGAGATCGATGGCAAGCGTGGTGACTTCAAAAAGCCTTCATCATGTATCGCTGAATACGAAGTGCCAGAAAACGCATGGTACTTTGATGAAAACAGCCATCACACCTTGATGCCTTACTCGGTATTGATGGAAATTTCATTGCAGCCAAACGGCTTCATCTCAGGCTACATGGGCACCACTCTGGGCTTCCCAGGTGAAGAACTGTTTTTCCGTAACCTAGACGGCAGCGGCAAAATGCTGCGTAACGTCGATTTACGTGGCAAAACGATCACCAACGATTCTCGCCTGCTTTCAACCGTAATGATGGGCACCAACATCGTACAGAGCTTTAGCTTCGAACTGAGCACCGATGGCGTGCCGTTCTACCAAGGTACAGCGGTATTTGGTTACTTCAAAGGTGCAGCACTGAAAGACCAACTTGGTTTGGACAACGGTAAGGTGACCCACCCTTGGCACGTTGATAACAACCGTACACCGGATGTAAACATCAATCTGTTAGACAAAACGACGCGTTACTTCAATGCACCCGTTTCGGCTACTGGCCAAGTGCAAGAGCACTACAAATTGGCTGGCGGTCGCTTGAACTTTATCGATACGGTGCAGATCACCAGCGATGGTGGTAAAGACGGTCTGGGTTACCTATACGCTGAGCGTACGATTGACCCAAGCGATTGGTTCTTCCAGTTCCACTTCCATCAAGATCCGGTAATGCCAGGTTCTCTAGGTGTCGAAGCGATCATCGAACTGATGCAAACCTACGCTCTAAATAAAGATCTTGGTGCTGGCTTCCGCAATCCTAAGTTTGGTCAAATCCAATCTGAAGTGAAGTGGAAATACCGTGGTCAGATTAACCCTCTGAACAAACAGATGTCACTGGATGTACACATCACTGCAATCAAAGACGAAGACGGCAAACGCATCATCGTTGGCGACGCAAACCTGAGCAAAGATGGTCTGCGTATTTACGAAGTGAAAGACATCGCGATTTGTATCGAAGAAGCATAA
- the pfaD gene encoding eicosapentaenoate synthase subunit PfaD translates to MTTQTTINNEKLSPWPWQIEESTTRFDNAAMSTILKDLSLACYVVNHPEKGLGVSQKSEIASGDSASSANSQPVSAFAPALGTQSLGDEDFRRCHGVKYAYYAGAMANGISSEELVIALGQAGILCSFGAAGLIPSRVEQAINRIQAALPNGPYAFNLIHSPSEPALERGSVELFLKHKVKTVEASAFLGLTPQIVHYRAAGLSRDAQGEIQIGNKVIAKVSRTEVASKFMQPAPAKMLQALVDEGRITAEQMELAQLVPMADDITAEADSGGHTDNRPLVTLLPTILALKEQIQAQYKFKTPLRVGCGGGVGTPDAALATFNMGAAYIVTGSINQACVEAGASEHTRKLLSTTEMADVTMAPAADMFEMGVKLQVVKRGTLFPMRANKLYELYTRYDSIEAIPVEERLKLEKQVFRSTLDDIWAGTVAHFNERDPKQIERAEGNPKRKMALIFRWYLGLSSRWSNTGEQGRKMDYQVWAGPALGAFNAWAKDSYLDDYQQRNAVDLAKHLMHGAAYLARVNLLTSQGIKLDPELARWKPTQRMA, encoded by the coding sequence ATGACAACTCAAACTACAATCAATAACGAAAAGCTATCTCCGTGGCCTTGGCAGATCGAAGAGAGCACAACTCGCTTTGATAACGCAGCAATGTCGACAATATTGAAAGACTTAAGCCTTGCTTGTTACGTCGTGAACCACCCAGAAAAAGGTTTAGGCGTAAGCCAAAAATCTGAGATTGCATCGGGCGATTCAGCAAGCTCAGCGAACAGCCAACCTGTTAGCGCCTTTGCTCCTGCTCTTGGTACACAAAGCCTAGGCGACGAAGATTTTCGCCGTTGTCATGGCGTGAAATACGCTTACTATGCAGGTGCAATGGCAAACGGTATTTCATCTGAAGAGTTGGTGATTGCGCTTGGTCAAGCTGGCATTCTTTGTTCATTTGGCGCCGCGGGCTTAATCCCGTCTCGCGTTGAGCAAGCGATCAACCGTATCCAAGCAGCACTGCCAAACGGCCCTTATGCGTTTAACCTGATTCATAGCCCAAGCGAACCCGCACTAGAGCGCGGCAGTGTAGAGCTGTTTTTGAAGCACAAAGTGAAAACGGTTGAGGCTTCTGCCTTCTTAGGTCTAACACCGCAAATCGTTCACTACCGTGCAGCTGGCCTTAGCCGTGATGCACAAGGTGAGATTCAGATTGGAAACAAGGTTATTGCTAAGGTAAGCCGTACTGAAGTCGCGAGTAAGTTCATGCAACCAGCTCCAGCTAAAATGCTGCAAGCTCTAGTTGATGAAGGTCGAATCACAGCAGAACAGATGGAACTGGCGCAGCTGGTTCCTATGGCTGATGACATTACCGCAGAAGCAGATTCTGGTGGTCACACCGATAACCGTCCACTGGTTACTCTACTGCCAACGATTCTTGCACTGAAAGAGCAAATCCAAGCACAGTACAAATTCAAAACTCCGCTACGTGTCGGTTGTGGTGGTGGCGTAGGTACGCCTGACGCTGCTCTAGCGACGTTTAACATGGGTGCTGCTTACATTGTTACCGGTTCAATCAACCAAGCGTGTGTTGAGGCTGGCGCGAGCGAACACACACGTAAGCTGCTTTCGACAACCGAAATGGCTGACGTGACTATGGCTCCGGCAGCAGACATGTTCGAAATGGGCGTGAAACTGCAAGTGGTTAAGCGTGGTACCTTGTTCCCAATGCGTGCAAACAAACTGTACGAACTTTACACTCGCTACGATTCAATTGAAGCGATTCCAGTAGAAGAGCGCCTGAAACTTGAGAAGCAAGTATTCCGTTCAACACTAGATGATATTTGGGCGGGGACTGTGGCGCACTTTAACGAGCGCGATCCTAAACAGATAGAACGCGCTGAAGGCAACCCAAAGCGTAAAATGGCGTTGATCTTCCGTTGGTACTTGGGTCTTTCTAGCCGTTGGTCAAACACCGGCGAACAAGGTCGTAAGATGGATTACCAAGTATGGGCTGGCCCTGCACTTGGCGCATTCAACGCATGGGCGAAAGACAGCTACCTAGATGATTACCAGCAGCGTAATGCAGTCGACCTAGCAAAACACCTAATGCACGGCGCAGCCTACTTGGCTCGTGTTAACCTGCTGACTTCGCAAGGTATCAAGCTTGATCCGGAACTAGCACGCTGGAAGCCGACGCAAAGAATGGCCTAG
- the hflX gene encoding GTPase HflX, with the protein MKLTAKPAANNALLISITTPDFKGDEAKESLAELARLVTTLGFKVVGTQSQHHSSSQRQNVLGAGKLAEIAHLTGYQGSIEEAEDEDFLDESGLFDSEIDELDFDDLPTGNFQYGAADVVVFDCDLSPSQMRTVEASLGVEVFDRTGIIIEIFSRHARTRTARLQVDIARLNYLVPRLRETAEGDKERQMGQGAGETSLELDRRNVRDQIAALKRELVSVQDEMKTRRTRRAELFTVALVGYTNAGKSSMMRAMTATEVVGEDKLFATLDTTVRALQPITQPRILVSDTVGFIKKLPHDLVASFHSTLAEAHDASLLLYVVDASDVSFRAQLDVVHDVLAQVGVEGSEKLLVLNKCDRLTEEQQLELIEEFPDAMLTSTRDPLDITKLHKYIVGVAEEGMIEEEITIPYSGQGIIGEIRSNMSVVKEEYDYECIKLTVRSSEIDLARLKKRMQKS; encoded by the coding sequence ATGAAACTAACAGCAAAACCAGCGGCGAATAACGCTTTACTTATTTCTATTACGACACCGGATTTTAAAGGTGACGAAGCAAAAGAGTCTCTTGCCGAACTTGCTCGCTTAGTGACAACCCTAGGGTTTAAAGTCGTCGGTACACAATCGCAACACCACAGTTCATCTCAAAGACAGAATGTGTTGGGTGCAGGTAAGCTTGCCGAAATTGCACATCTAACTGGTTACCAAGGCTCTATTGAAGAAGCTGAAGATGAAGACTTTCTTGATGAGTCGGGTTTGTTTGATTCTGAAATCGATGAGTTAGATTTTGATGATCTTCCAACGGGCAACTTCCAATACGGTGCCGCTGATGTTGTGGTATTCGACTGTGATTTAAGTCCATCTCAAATGCGTACTGTTGAGGCGAGTTTGGGTGTGGAAGTATTTGACCGTACTGGTATCATCATCGAAATTTTCAGCCGTCACGCTCGTACTCGTACTGCTCGTCTGCAAGTTGATATCGCTCGTCTAAACTACTTAGTGCCGCGACTGCGTGAAACGGCTGAGGGTGATAAAGAGCGTCAAATGGGTCAGGGCGCCGGTGAAACTTCACTTGAGCTAGACCGTCGTAACGTACGTGACCAAATTGCTGCGCTTAAGCGTGAGCTAGTAAGCGTACAAGATGAAATGAAGACCCGACGCACAAGGCGTGCGGAGCTTTTCACTGTTGCTTTAGTTGGCTACACCAATGCCGGTAAATCTTCGATGATGCGAGCAATGACCGCAACCGAAGTGGTGGGTGAAGATAAACTGTTCGCAACGCTAGATACTACGGTTCGTGCACTTCAGCCAATTACTCAACCGCGTATCCTTGTTTCAGATACGGTGGGTTTTATCAAGAAACTGCCACACGATCTGGTTGCTTCATTCCACTCAACGCTAGCAGAAGCGCATGATGCTTCATTGCTGCTTTATGTGGTTGATGCTTCTGACGTTTCATTCCGTGCACAGCTTGATGTGGTACACGATGTATTAGCACAAGTGGGCGTTGAAGGCAGCGAAAAACTGTTAGTGCTGAATAAGTGCGATAGATTGACTGAAGAGCAGCAATTAGAGCTGATCGAAGAATTCCCAGATGCGATGCTAACGTCGACTCGTGATCCGCTAGATATCACTAAACTGCACAAGTACATCGTTGGTGTTGCAGAAGAGGGCATGATCGAAGAAGAGATCACGATTCCTTATTCTGGCCAAGGCATCATCGGTGAGATTCGCTCAAACATGAGTGTGGTTAAAGAAGAGTACGATTACGAGTGTATTAAGTTGACTGTTCGCTCTAGTGAAATTGACTTAGCTCGACTGAAAAAGCGTATGCAGAAATCTTAA